A single region of the Bacteroidota bacterium genome encodes:
- a CDS encoding DinB family protein, which yields MQLNQYLIETFLFNDASNKMVLKKIAEMPQPEPCIKLFSHLINCQYKWMDRINIYPQISALDWWNPVYALDNLEAEWNKSLAPWITLLETTSESKLMENVLWIGIGNKPYTAPLKDLALQLNYHSIHHRAQMQMYIREQGLTPDFVDYIGTIYKPV from the coding sequence ATGCAACTTAATCAATACCTGATCGAAACCTTTTTATTTAACGATGCTTCAAATAAAATGGTATTAAAAAAAATCGCTGAAATGCCACAACCGGAACCTTGCATCAAACTGTTCAGTCACTTGATTAATTGTCAGTATAAATGGATGGACCGCATTAATATCTACCCCCAAATATCAGCACTCGACTGGTGGAATCCGGTATATGCATTAGATAATCTTGAAGCAGAATGGAATAAAAGTTTAGCACCCTGGATTACCTTACTCGAAACCACCAGCGAATCCAAATTAATGGAAAATGTGTTGTGGATTGGCATCGGCAACAAACCCTATACAGCGCCGTTAAAAGACCTCGCTTTACAATTAAATTATCACAGCATTCACCATCGTGCACAAATGCAAATGTATATTCGCGAGCAGGGATTAACCCCTGATTTTGTAGATTATATTGGCACTATTTACAAACCCGTGTAA
- a CDS encoding RNA-binding protein, with protein MNIYVSGLSFKLNDADLRQLFEEYGEVSSAKIIMDKFTGRSRGFGFVEMNDEDGQKAIDALNEAEVDGKVIGVSVARPREERPRNNFNRGGGGGGGFNKGGSGGGRNNDRDGGGYGKKNFNRW; from the coding sequence ATGAACATTTACGTTTCAGGATTGAGTTTCAAACTCAATGACGCCGATTTAAGGCAGTTGTTTGAAGAGTACGGTGAGGTATCTTCAGCTAAAATTATTATGGACAAATTTACAGGCCGTAGCCGTGGATTTGGTTTCGTTGAAATGAATGACGAAGATGGCCAAAAGGCTATTGATGCATTAAACGAAGCTGAAGTTGACGGTAAAGTAATCGGTGTTTCAGTTGCCAGACCTCGTGAGGAACGTCCTCGCAACAACTTCAACCGCGGTGGCGGTGGAGGCGGTGGCTTCAACAAAGGTGGCAGCGGTGGTGGCCGCAATAACGATCGCGATGGCGGTGGTTATGGCAAGAAAAATTTCAACCGTTGGTAA
- a CDS encoding T9SS type A sorting domain-containing protein, whose translation MKKFYFVFGAMLFSVIGKAQLSIPTTGVPVQIDFTGFAGAGFQPGGGGGTLNSDEWSAIGFSEGDVDFGATAITGDFARGVTMGLVTTGGVYGVDIAGNQGLMVQPVADDFTPGSFILKIENNTGVEVSELAIAYTIYVLNDQARSNSFNFSVSYDNVTYTDITDLDYTSPEAFDFTPYITLKSTNITGLTFGDGTQMYLRWTGNDVGGAGNRDEFALDDISITAIEGEPLVIATFDPGALIVDESVGMAVGNISLTGDTDCELNISINAASTADALDAPFTEFGLIFSPGDPTDYLFNIPVTDDAIDEADETLILDLTYVAGTCAVGLPSTLTVLITDNDDTPPPAYTEYDIAEINGENVDGVANSLDEMVDLTGVVYGINTWDGGLQFTLIDNTGGINVFSFDNMFGYDVTEGDEINVLGKISQFNGLIEVEPDTVIFIDGGNTLKTPVNTATLSEATESDLVHITAALDYVDITQWLGDGSSFNVDLTDGVNTYVIRIDDNNELSTMPAPLLGGIYFIEITGIGSQFDTDMPYTSGYQLFPRYADDINLVPVESIQDAAVAGISVYPNPTMGAFTINGNVIIERVELINQLGQIIKLNGTAQFDIAAVPAGLYSIKITTNNGVFATQLIKQ comes from the coding sequence ATGAAAAAATTTTACTTCGTATTTGGCGCAATGTTGTTTTCAGTAATTGGCAAGGCGCAACTTTCGATACCAACAACCGGCGTTCCGGTGCAAATTGACTTTACCGGGTTTGCCGGTGCAGGTTTTCAGCCCGGAGGGGGCGGTGGAACCCTGAATTCCGATGAGTGGAGTGCCATCGGTTTTAGTGAGGGCGATGTTGACTTCGGCGCAACCGCAATTACCGGCGATTTTGCCCGCGGAGTTACAATGGGTTTGGTAACTACAGGAGGTGTTTATGGTGTTGATATAGCCGGAAACCAGGGTTTAATGGTTCAACCGGTTGCTGACGATTTTACGCCGGGCAGTTTTATCCTCAAAATTGAAAACAATACCGGTGTTGAAGTTTCTGAACTGGCAATTGCTTATACCATTTATGTGTTAAACGACCAGGCAAGGTCTAACAGTTTTAACTTTTCCGTATCCTATGATAACGTAACCTATACCGATATAACCGATTTAGATTACACCTCACCAGAGGCATTCGATTTTACACCTTATATCACTTTAAAAAGTACTAATATTACCGGATTAACCTTTGGCGATGGTACTCAAATGTATTTACGCTGGACCGGTAACGATGTAGGTGGTGCAGGTAATCGTGATGAATTTGCATTAGATGATATTTCAATCACGGCAATTGAAGGTGAACCACTTGTTATTGCGACATTCGATCCGGGCGCGTTAATTGTTGATGAATCTGTCGGAATGGCAGTTGGAAATATTTCATTAACCGGTGATACCGATTGTGAATTAAATATTTCAATTAATGCCGCTTCAACTGCAGATGCATTGGATGCGCCTTTTACTGAATTCGGATTAATTTTTTCTCCCGGCGACCCTACTGATTATTTATTTAATATTCCAGTTACTGATGATGCTATTGATGAAGCCGATGAAACTTTAATTTTAGATTTAACTTATGTTGCCGGAACTTGTGCTGTTGGTTTACCAAGTACATTAACAGTATTAATTACCGATAATGACGACACACCTCCGCCAGCGTATACTGAATATGATATTGCTGAAATAAATGGTGAAAATGTGGATGGTGTTGCCAATAGTTTAGATGAAATGGTTGACTTAACCGGTGTAGTTTATGGTATTAATACTTGGGATGGCGGATTACAATTTACATTAATTGATAATACCGGTGGTATTAACGTATTTAGTTTTGATAATATGTTTGGTTATGATGTAACTGAAGGTGATGAAATAAACGTGTTAGGTAAAATTTCACAGTTTAACGGATTAATTGAAGTTGAACCCGATACCGTTATTTTTATAGATGGTGGTAATACTTTAAAAACACCTGTAAATACCGCAACATTAAGTGAAGCAACAGAATCTGATTTAGTGCATATCACAGCTGCATTGGATTATGTAGATATCACACAATGGTTAGGTGATGGTTCATCATTTAATGTTGATTTAACTGATGGTGTAAATACCTATGTAATCAGAATTGATGATAATAACGAATTATCTACTATGCCGGCTCCGCTCTTAGGGGGTATATATTTTATAGAAATTACAGGTATCGGTTCGCAATTTGATACCGATATGCCGTATACCTCAGGATATCAGTTATTTCCACGTTATGCAGATGATATTAATTTAGTTCCTGTTGAATCAATTCAAGATGCAGCAGTAGCAGGAATTTCTGTCTATCCTAATCCAACAATGGGCGCATTTACAATTAATGGTAATGTGATAATTGAACGCGTTGAATTAATAAACCAACTTGGACAAATTATTAAATTAAATGGTACTGCACAGTTTGATATTGCTGCAGTGCCTGCCGGTTTATACAGTATCAAAATCACTACTAATAATGGTGTATTTGCCACACAATTAATAAAACAATAA
- a CDS encoding CotH kinase family protein, with protein MRHTLLMLLAFATTTSFSQSFYQLENTGIPDDGTDITFEMSVTGLPDVIDADFGLESVCFNIDHTWDSDLDVKLIAPDGSAFILVSGVGWGEVNFENTCLNDYADEFITAGSAPYSGVWKPIGDMGVVNNGQNPNGIWKLYIYDTYAFADVGTLIDWTLTFGNEPATPFAFSSSNLPILKINADGAILNEPKTQADFYIIDGGIGAINMVNDTNYTFQGKILVELQGFTGPYYPKKNYDFDIVNDDLIEYDTVLLDLPSENDFILKAEYLDLSLMKNALTYEMARRMGRYAPRTKYCELMVNGEYMGVYSLTEKIKRDDNRVNIAQLNPEDISGEELTGGYIFEINENGTPNDWESDYLPINYASCGLPVAYKMVYPRIEEIQPEQLDYIIAYVDSFEDALNGPDFLDTATGYRNYIAVKSFIDFMLVNEFSSNYDSYGRSTFLYKDKNGEINIGPAWDYDRGYAPWDVSGWVWENTHPAWPFPFWWSKFREDEEWRDAVYCRYTNLRSTVLTDEAFDVFIDSVANYIGEAALRNFEKWPELYVTDPTYFVEELRTFVHDRLNWIDIQMAADFVPAPDASFDINSLGALTYQFTPVTTGATYLWNFGDGITSEEFAPNHTFSGAGDFLVSLTVNKNYGCIGTNSEMFQINVNVNDISMLGLQVYPSPAEHTVSVSLNTNATIDLIEIFTLEGKALQLPLTQTDNRVVINLDGIAAGTYLLKIHSGNNYINYPIVKM; from the coding sequence ATGCGACACACGCTACTTATGCTATTGGCATTTGCCACTACAACATCTTTTTCACAAAGTTTTTACCAGTTAGAAAATACGGGAATTCCCGATGATGGAACGGATATTACATTTGAAATGTCAGTAACAGGTTTACCCGATGTAATTGATGCTGATTTTGGTTTGGAGTCTGTTTGTTTTAATATTGATCACACCTGGGATAGTGACCTCGATGTAAAATTAATTGCTCCTGATGGCAGTGCATTTATTTTAGTGAGCGGTGTTGGTTGGGGTGAAGTAAATTTCGAAAATACTTGTCTGAACGATTATGCTGATGAATTTATAACAGCCGGTTCTGCTCCGTATTCAGGTGTTTGGAAACCAATTGGTGATATGGGTGTGGTAAACAATGGTCAGAACCCAAATGGCATCTGGAAATTATATATTTATGATACCTATGCATTTGCTGATGTAGGCACATTAATCGACTGGACATTAACTTTTGGCAATGAACCTGCGACACCATTTGCATTTTCGAGTTCAAATTTACCTATCCTAAAAATTAATGCGGATGGTGCTATATTGAATGAACCCAAAACGCAAGCTGATTTTTATATTATTGATGGTGGCATTGGTGCAATAAATATGGTGAATGATACCAACTACACTTTTCAAGGAAAAATATTAGTTGAATTGCAAGGGTTTACCGGCCCTTATTATCCGAAAAAAAATTATGACTTCGATATCGTTAATGATGATCTGATTGAATATGATACTGTGCTTTTAGATTTACCTTCAGAAAATGATTTTATTTTAAAAGCAGAATATCTTGATTTATCGTTAATGAAAAATGCACTTACTTACGAAATGGCAAGAAGAATGGGGCGCTATGCACCTCGAACTAAATATTGTGAGTTGATGGTGAATGGTGAATATATGGGTGTATATTCATTAACCGAAAAAATAAAAAGAGATGACAACCGTGTAAATATTGCGCAATTAAATCCGGAAGATATCAGTGGCGAAGAATTAACCGGTGGATACATTTTTGAAATAAATGAAAACGGCACACCCAACGATTGGGAAAGTGATTATTTGCCAATTAATTATGCTTCATGTGGATTGCCTGTTGCATATAAAATGGTGTATCCCCGTATTGAAGAAATTCAACCTGAACAATTGGATTATATTATTGCTTATGTTGATAGTTTTGAAGATGCATTAAATGGTCCGGATTTTTTAGATACTGCTACTGGATACCGGAATTATATCGCTGTGAAATCATTTATCGATTTTATGCTGGTAAATGAATTCAGCTCGAATTATGATAGTTATGGCAGAAGTACGTTTTTATATAAGGATAAAAATGGTGAAATAAATATCGGACCGGCATGGGATTACGACAGGGGATATGCACCTTGGGATGTTTCGGGATGGGTTTGGGAAAATACACATCCGGCCTGGCCTTTTCCATTTTGGTGGAGTAAATTCAGAGAAGATGAAGAGTGGCGCGATGCCGTTTATTGTCGCTATACAAATTTGCGATCAACAGTTTTAACTGATGAAGCATTTGATGTATTTATAGATTCCGTTGCAAATTATATTGGTGAAGCTGCATTAAGAAACTTTGAAAAATGGCCTGAACTTTATGTTACGGACCCAACGTATTTTGTTGAAGAATTGCGCACCTTTGTGCACGACAGATTAAATTGGATAGATATTCAAATGGCAGCAGATTTTGTTCCGGCACCTGATGCTTCTTTTGATATTAATAGTCTGGGTGCATTAACGTATCAATTTACACCCGTAACAACCGGAGCAACATATTTATGGAATTTTGGAGATGGCATTACATCAGAAGAATTTGCACCTAATCATACGTTTAGTGGCGCGGGTGATTTTCTTGTTTCGCTTACTGTTAATAAAAATTACGGTTGTATCGGGACAAACAGTGAAATGTTCCAGATAAATGTAAACGTAAATGATATTTCTATGTTAGGATTGCAGGTTTACCCTAGTCCTGCCGAACATACTGTTAGTGTTAGTTTAAATACAAATGCTACTATAGATTTAATTGAGATATTTACGCTTGAAGGTAAAGCACTTCAATTACCGCTCACGCAAACCGATAATCGTGTTGTAATTAATTTAGATGGTATTGCTGCAGGTACATATTTACTAAAAATACATTCCGGTAATAATTATATTAATTACCCTATCGTAAAAATGTAA
- a CDS encoding thiol oxidoreductase, translated as MVFKIKNKTKFSTILAAMLLVGISIVACNKYEFKNAASALTAEPNEALSGGATTVFDQTVNAFALPIPQLSSSDELLFFVGNSFFNQNWVQAPSSTTARDGLGPFFNAKSCSGCHFKDGRGQPPATIGQLSEGFILRLSVPGTGPHGEPVGDENYGKQFQDHAIDGLTAEGIFNLNWKEISGKYADGTPYTLREPVITFDQLNYGPMSTAIQISPRVAPQMIGLGLLEAIDESTILAFADEQDKNNDGISGRPNYVWNEIIQNKQIGRFGWKANEPTILQQISGALNGDMGITSPYFNDQHLLKQHTAAKKMPGGGDPEIANDDLEKMHLYSATLAVPARRNVDDEDVLAGKKLFTVLNCNACHIDKMVTGTHPKFSVLSNQTIRPYTDLLLHDMGTGLADNRPDFLATGSEWRTPPLWGIGLFQTVNKHTFYLHDGRARNLEEAILWHDGEAATSKNKFIKLSATERAQLILFLQSL; from the coding sequence ATGGTATTCAAAATAAAAAATAAAACTAAATTTTCTACCATACTTGCAGCGATGTTGTTAGTGGGCATCAGTATTGTTGCCTGTAATAAATATGAATTTAAAAATGCTGCTTCAGCTTTAACTGCAGAACCAAACGAGGCATTATCAGGTGGAGCAACAACCGTTTTTGATCAAACGGTAAATGCATTTGCGTTGCCAATCCCACAATTATCATCGAGTGATGAATTATTATTTTTTGTAGGTAATTCCTTTTTTAATCAGAATTGGGTACAAGCGCCATCCAGCACAACAGCGCGTGATGGATTAGGTCCGTTCTTTAATGCTAAATCATGTTCCGGTTGTCATTTTAAAGATGGGAGAGGACAACCACCTGCAACTATTGGTCAGTTATCGGAAGGATTTATTTTGCGCTTGAGTGTTCCGGGAACAGGTCCTCATGGTGAGCCGGTAGGAGATGAAAATTATGGTAAACAATTTCAGGATCATGCTATTGATGGATTAACGGCAGAAGGTATTTTTAATTTAAACTGGAAAGAAATAAGTGGGAAATATGCTGACGGTACGCCGTATACCTTGCGCGAACCGGTAATTACTTTCGATCAACTCAATTACGGACCAATGAGCACTGCAATACAAATATCACCGCGTGTTGCACCACAAATGATTGGATTAGGTTTGTTGGAAGCAATTGATGAATCAACCATATTAGCATTTGCAGATGAGCAGGATAAAAATAATGATGGCATAAGTGGTCGCCCGAATTATGTGTGGAATGAAATAATTCAAAATAAACAAATTGGTCGTTTTGGATGGAAAGCAAATGAGCCTACAATTCTTCAACAAATTTCAGGTGCATTAAATGGTGATATGGGAATTACATCACCCTATTTTAATGACCAGCATTTATTAAAACAACATACCGCTGCTAAAAAAATGCCCGGTGGTGGCGACCCTGAAATTGCAAACGACGATTTGGAGAAAATGCATTTATATTCTGCTACGCTTGCTGTTCCTGCACGCAGAAATGTAGATGATGAAGATGTGCTCGCCGGAAAAAAATTATTTACCGTTTTAAATTGTAATGCCTGCCATATCGATAAAATGGTAACCGGTACACATCCAAAATTCAGTGTATTAAGTAATCAAACCATTCGGCCATATACAGATTTATTATTGCATGATATGGGCACTGGTCTTGCTGATAATCGTCCCGATTTTTTAGCAACAGGAAGTGAATGGCGCACACCACCACTATGGGGAATTGGTTTATTTCAAACTGTAAATAAACATACTTTTTATTTGCATGATGGTCGCGCAAGAAATTTAGAAGAAGCAATATTATGGCACGATGGTGAAGCCGCAACTTCAAAAAATAAATTCATCAAACTTTCAGCAACTGAACGTGCTCAGTTAATACTTTTTCTGCAATCACTTTAA
- a CDS encoding YqgE/AlgH family protein — MIKNKVKPAAGYMLLSEPFMPDPNFKRTVIMLCEHLEDGGSVGFILNKSLNIKVCDALVDFDAVKNDLYYGGPVAKDTLHYLHSYGDIIEDSLLISEGIYWGGNFEQMGELLKDGTLDPKKIKFFLGYSGWSPGQLDEELTDNAWIVTPSKSSYVFDVPNNELWKKVLLDVGGEYKQIINYPEDPSLN; from the coding sequence ATGATAAAAAATAAGGTAAAACCGGCGGCAGGCTATATGCTCCTGAGTGAACCCTTTATGCCGGATCCAAATTTTAAACGCACTGTAATTATGCTGTGTGAACATCTGGAAGATGGCGGTTCCGTTGGCTTTATTTTAAATAAATCGCTGAACATCAAGGTATGTGATGCGTTGGTAGATTTTGATGCAGTAAAAAACGATTTGTATTACGGCGGACCTGTTGCTAAAGACACCCTCCATTATTTGCATAGTTATGGTGATATCATTGAGGACAGTCTGCTCATTTCAGAAGGTATTTATTGGGGCGGAAATTTTGAACAAATGGGTGAACTGCTAAAAGATGGCACCCTGGATCCGAAAAAAATCAAATTTTTTCTTGGCTATAGCGGTTGGAGCCCCGGACAACTGGATGAAGAATTAACCGATAATGCATGGATCGTTACACCTTCTAAAAGCAGTTATGTGTTTGATGTGCCGAATAATGAACTTTGGAAAAAAGTATTACTCGATGTAGGTGGTGAATACAAACAAATTATTAACTATCCCGAAGACCCAAGTCTCAATTAA
- a CDS encoding YbjN domain-containing protein has protein sequence MQDLTLYYELVEDVISSFGINPVACRGDKAGMWKMFKGSAEVWIDVWYVDVQERAYFQVMAPVIPVPAENQLNFYRELLEINDILFGVSFNIHKGYAYIKSIREVDGLDFTEISSTINRVGNYCDDYDDLLKTKYGEPLIPGAPPRD, from the coding sequence ATGCAGGATTTAACACTGTATTATGAGTTGGTGGAAGACGTGATTTCATCGTTTGGTATTAACCCGGTTGCCTGTCGTGGCGACAAAGCCGGTATGTGGAAGATGTTTAAAGGCAGTGCAGAGGTGTGGATCGACGTATGGTATGTTGATGTTCAGGAACGTGCCTATTTTCAAGTAATGGCTCCTGTAATACCTGTTCCTGCTGAAAACCAGTTGAATTTTTACCGCGAATTACTCGAAATTAATGATATCCTTTTTGGTGTTTCCTTTAACATTCACAAAGGCTATGCTTATATAAAATCAATCCGCGAAGTTGATGGCCTCGATTTCACTGAAATCAGCTCCACCATTAACCGTGTGGGTAATTACTGTGATGATTATGACGACTTGCTCAAAACGAAATATGGCGAACCTTTAATTCCCGGAGCTCCACCGCGCGACTAA
- a CDS encoding M15 family metallopeptidase → MLNWVIFCFQVSTLFVMNNDDKTINKTAEKILTPEYLVGKHDYYNDSLFTEIPAHMAYRTKMYLLDDVYDAYFKMYQAAKKDGVSLKIISAARTFEEQKWIWEDKWKKNKAQFPADTSLSKYIMQYSAMPGTSRHHWGTEVDLNSTSDSYFATATGAKVYEWLVNHAGTYGFCQTYDNKGMSRHSGYNEEKWHWSYFPISDTLLTQYAKMVQYAHIQGFSGDNTAKELDVISNYVLSISHECEK, encoded by the coding sequence ATGTTGAATTGGGTAATATTTTGTTTTCAGGTTTCGACATTATTTGTAATGAATAATGATGACAAGACTATAAATAAAACTGCCGAAAAAATACTTACACCGGAATATTTAGTTGGCAAACACGATTATTACAACGATAGTTTATTTACAGAAATTCCGGCGCATATGGCTTATCGAACAAAAATGTATTTGCTGGATGATGTTTATGATGCATACTTTAAAATGTATCAGGCAGCAAAAAAAGATGGTGTTTCCCTCAAAATTATCTCTGCTGCGAGAACCTTTGAAGAGCAAAAGTGGATTTGGGAGGATAAATGGAAAAAAAATAAGGCACAATTCCCTGCTGACACCAGTTTATCCAAATACATAATGCAATACAGTGCTATGCCCGGTACAAGCCGCCACCACTGGGGTACGGAGGTTGATTTGAACAGTACGTCCGATTCCTATTTTGCAACCGCAACGGGCGCCAAAGTGTATGAATGGCTGGTAAACCATGCCGGAACCTATGGATTTTGCCAGACTTACGACAATAAAGGGATGTCGCGGCACTCCGGATACAACGAAGAAAAGTGGCATTGGAGCTATTTTCCTATTTCCGATACGCTGCTGACACAGTATGCCAAAATGGTTCAATATGCCCATATTCAGGGCTTTTCGGGCGATAACACCGCCAAAGAATTGGACGTAATTTCAAATTATGTTTTGTCGATAAGTCACGAATGTGAAAAATAG